The following proteins are encoded in a genomic region of Flammeovirga pectinis:
- a CDS encoding glycoside hydrolase family 73 protein, with protein MKIKLFLLLTILFFNLSSCFSFIKPAEDRVTAYIEKYGYYAVQTMKKYQVPASITIAQGILESGFGEGELAMKSNNHFGIKCHAQWKGETTTHDDDADAECFRVYNSVLDSYFDHGEFLTARKWYESLFELPIYDYEAWAKGLSKCGYATDPEYSKKIIDLIEKYKLYQLDEM; from the coding sequence ATGAAAATTAAATTATTCCTTTTATTAACGATTTTATTCTTTAACCTTTCATCATGTTTTTCTTTTATTAAACCCGCAGAAGATAGAGTTACAGCATACATAGAAAAATATGGATACTATGCTGTACAAACTATGAAGAAGTACCAAGTACCAGCAAGTATAACGATTGCTCAAGGTATTTTGGAATCAGGTTTTGGAGAGGGAGAATTGGCAATGAAATCAAATAATCATTTTGGTATTAAATGTCATGCTCAATGGAAAGGAGAAACAACAACTCATGATGATGATGCAGATGCTGAATGCTTCCGGGTATACAATTCAGTATTAGATTCTTATTTTGATCATGGAGAGTTTCTAACTGCTAGAAAATGGTATGAATCACTTTTTGAGCTTCCAATTTATGATTATGAAGCATGGGCAAAGGGATTATCAAAATGTGGTTACGCAACAGATCCAGAATACAGTAAAAAAATTATTGATTTAATTGAAAAATATAAATTATATCAATTAGATGAAATGTAA
- the tsaD gene encoding tRNA (adenosine(37)-N6)-threonylcarbamoyltransferase complex transferase subunit TsaD: protein MSGIILAIESSCDETSASVVKNGTVLSNIVSTQEVHQKYGGVVPELASRAHQKNILPVVSEALKGAGIKKTDLDAVAFTKGPGLLGALLVGTSFAKGMAMALDIPLIGVNHMQAHILAHFIESPKPKFPFLCLTVSGGHTQLVVVKSPLEMEVIGETIDDAVGEAFDKTAKIMGLDYPGGPLIDKFAKDGDPLKFKFPNVNIPDYNFSFSGIKTAFLNFLRKETQKDADFIEKNKADLCASIQFTLIRILMKKLTKAANELNIKEIGIAGGVSANSGLRSTLKEEGEKLGWNVFVPEFEHCTDNAAMIAMAAHYQYEGKDFEKLSTSPNPRLKFTGSR from the coding sequence ATGAGCGGAATAATCCTAGCTATAGAATCATCTTGCGATGAAACATCAGCATCAGTAGTTAAAAATGGTACTGTTTTAAGTAATATAGTTTCTACACAAGAAGTACACCAAAAATATGGAGGTGTAGTTCCTGAATTAGCATCTAGGGCGCATCAAAAAAATATTTTACCCGTAGTTAGCGAAGCATTAAAAGGTGCAGGAATAAAAAAAACTGATCTTGATGCTGTAGCTTTTACTAAAGGACCTGGACTGTTAGGTGCATTGTTGGTAGGTACTTCTTTTGCTAAAGGTATGGCTATGGCATTAGATATTCCATTAATTGGAGTAAACCACATGCAAGCTCATATTCTTGCTCACTTTATTGAAAGTCCAAAACCTAAGTTTCCATTTTTATGCTTAACTGTAAGTGGAGGACACACACAGTTAGTTGTTGTGAAATCTCCCCTTGAAATGGAAGTTATTGGTGAGACTATTGATGATGCTGTTGGTGAAGCCTTTGATAAAACAGCTAAAATTATGGGTTTAGATTATCCTGGAGGACCACTCATAGATAAATTTGCTAAAGATGGTGATCCATTAAAATTTAAATTCCCAAATGTCAATATTCCAGATTATAATTTCTCTTTTAGCGGTATAAAAACTGCTTTTTTAAATTTCCTTAGAAAAGAAACACAAAAAGATGCCGATTTTATTGAAAAGAATAAAGCTGATTTATGTGCTAGTATTCAATTTACGCTGATACGTATTTTAATGAAAAAGCTTACCAAGGCAGCCAATGAATTAAATATAAAAGAAATTGGTATTGCAGGTGGTGTTTCTGCGAACTCTGGCTTAAGAAGTACGTTAAAAGAAGAAGGTGAAAAATTGGGTTGGAATGTGTTTGTTCCAGAATTTGAACATTGTACAGATAACGCAGCAATGATTGCAATGGCTGCACATTACCAATATGAGGGTAAAGATTTTGAAAAACTTTCTACCTCTCCAAATCCTCGTTTAAAATTTACTGGATCAAGATAA
- the lgt gene encoding prolipoprotein diacylglyceryl transferase, translating into MESILAFIHWDVNPEILPGILPVRWYGLLFSLGFFIGTWIMAKIFVNENRPESDADAILIYMVVATIIGARLGHVLFYQPDYYLQHPLEVLQIWKGGLASHGGAIGIIIALYLYSSKRPDQPWLWILDRIVIPVALAGCFIRFGNLMNSEIIGRPTDVPWAFIFERAYVADPLTPRHPAQLYESITYLIIFFILGTIYKKKGHKLPQGILFGLFLILVFGMRFVWEFFKEDQVAFEATMELNMGQWLSIPAVLGGLFFFVRSLGKAGTPPPFPEVNPNEDKLKK; encoded by the coding sequence ATGGAATCAATACTAGCATTTATACATTGGGATGTCAACCCAGAAATACTTCCAGGAATACTTCCTGTAAGATGGTATGGTTTACTTTTTTCATTAGGGTTTTTTATTGGTACATGGATAATGGCCAAAATCTTCGTGAATGAGAACCGACCAGAATCTGACGCAGATGCCATTTTAATTTATATGGTTGTTGCTACAATAATAGGAGCACGATTAGGGCATGTTTTATTTTATCAACCTGATTATTATTTACAACATCCACTTGAAGTTCTTCAAATTTGGAAAGGAGGATTAGCAAGTCACGGTGGTGCAATTGGTATTATCATCGCTCTTTATTTATATAGTAGTAAGAGACCTGACCAGCCTTGGTTATGGATATTAGACCGTATTGTAATTCCTGTAGCTTTAGCAGGTTGTTTTATACGTTTTGGTAACCTAATGAACTCAGAAATTATTGGAAGACCAACTGATGTACCTTGGGCATTTATTTTTGAACGTGCTTATGTTGCAGATCCGTTGACACCTCGTCATCCTGCTCAGTTGTATGAATCTATCACATACCTTATAATATTCTTTATTCTAGGTACTATTTATAAAAAGAAGGGACACAAGTTACCTCAAGGTATATTATTCGGACTATTCTTAATATTAGTATTCGGAATGCGCTTTGTTTGGGAATTCTTTAAAGAAGATCAAGTAGCATTCGAAGCAACTATGGAATTAAATATGGGGCAATGGTTGAGTATTCCTGCTGTATTAGGAGGACTCTTCTTCTTTGTTAGATCACTAGGAAAAGCAGGTACTCCACCTCCATTTCCAGAAGTTAATCCCAACGAAGATAAACTGAAGAAATAA
- the hemA gene encoding glutamyl-tRNA reductase: MKDFKEVRLSYKNTPIDVRGKFSLTQQECEELLKDYQSDDRINELLFVSTCNRTEAFYVSDEDMSVDIIQKISNKKGVDIKEAVKYFESDCDPLQVQNHLFRVALGLEAQVVGDIQISNQVKRAYQWTADYNMAGQYLHRLMHTIFNANKRVQIETEFRDGAASVSYAAVEMIDELTLDITDPKVLVVGLGEIGTDAVRNLQNTDISDVTIMNRTLSVAEELAEDTGYNIRAFEELWHAAKEADVIISSLPIADYFNVDNVKDLDILAFKCFLDLSVPRSVAEDVDKIPGVLVYTVDDINARADKALERRLNSIPKVEAIIQDSLVEFNKRSKEMEYSPIIKGLKNTLESIREKEVLKYQGQLSLKEQKQVDKITKNLLNKIMKVPVLQLKASASADKKEGEKMGQMISELFNIDIEK; this comes from the coding sequence ATGAAAGATTTCAAAGAAGTAAGATTATCATATAAAAATACGCCAATAGACGTCCGTGGTAAGTTTTCATTAACTCAGCAAGAATGTGAAGAGTTATTGAAAGATTATCAATCGGATGATCGTATTAATGAGTTATTATTTGTGTCGACTTGTAACAGAACAGAAGCATTTTATGTATCTGATGAGGACATGTCTGTTGATATTATTCAGAAAATAAGTAATAAGAAAGGTGTTGACATCAAGGAAGCCGTAAAGTATTTTGAGTCTGATTGCGATCCTCTTCAAGTGCAGAATCATTTATTTCGTGTTGCACTTGGTTTAGAAGCTCAAGTTGTAGGTGATATTCAAATCTCGAATCAAGTTAAAAGAGCTTACCAATGGACGGCCGACTATAATATGGCTGGTCAGTATCTGCATCGTTTAATGCATACAATTTTCAATGCAAATAAGCGTGTTCAGATAGAAACTGAATTTAGAGATGGAGCGGCTTCTGTTTCTTATGCTGCAGTAGAAATGATTGATGAGCTAACGCTTGATATAACTGACCCGAAGGTTTTAGTTGTTGGGCTTGGAGAAATTGGAACAGACGCTGTTAGGAACCTTCAGAATACAGATATTTCTGATGTAACGATAATGAATAGAACATTAAGTGTTGCAGAAGAACTAGCAGAAGACACAGGGTATAATATTAGAGCTTTTGAGGAGTTATGGCATGCTGCAAAAGAAGCAGACGTGATTATATCTTCTCTACCAATAGCAGATTACTTTAATGTTGATAATGTTAAAGATTTAGATATTCTAGCTTTTAAATGTTTCTTAGATCTTTCTGTACCTAGGTCTGTAGCAGAAGATGTAGATAAAATTCCTGGTGTATTAGTTTACACAGTAGACGATATAAATGCAAGAGCCGATAAAGCGTTAGAGCGTAGATTAAATTCTATTCCTAAGGTAGAAGCTATAATTCAAGATTCTTTAGTTGAATTCAATAAGCGTTCTAAAGAAATGGAGTATTCTCCTATAATTAAAGGATTAAAGAATACACTTGAATCAATAAGAGAAAAAGAAGTTCTAAAATATCAAGGGCAACTAAGTTTGAAGGAACAGAAACAAGTTGATAAGATTACAAAGAACTTATTAAATAAGATAATGAAAGTTCCTGTGCTTCAATTAAAAGCATCTGCAAGTGCAGACAAAAAGGAAGGGGAGAAAATGGGGCAAATGATTTCGGAGTTATTTAATATTGATATTGAAAAATAG
- a CDS encoding DUF3179 domain-containing (seleno)protein yields the protein MKRIISLSVLVIGFVLQGYAQLSRVGVKDDWTTDLNRTTISLYEFEALTPRSAFQSIDNPRFYNEETSKEYYNNNENVVVVSAGREYKAYPLEFLIFHQVINDRIGGMPIAVTYCPFTDAVIVYERRFTHRGVQRELLLKPSGMIRKSNIILYDQQTESWWQQYNGTAKVGHFLGTELKQIPSLRMTMGDFYENCKYGLVIRDNVKDEQLPYGINPYYKYDNVLTEKPLYLNYMPSEKLMPMETVVLVELRGNHIIYPLEDLQQRKVLNDLPMDMYVVVFYEGNSTAMLGGREIKNNDKSGSMAAYSSFHDGRLLTFSSEGNHFIDEQTKSTWNFNGLCVDGSLKGQQLKQLMSKQSFAFIALDFYPNSLIYNINW from the coding sequence ATGAAGAGAATAATCAGTCTCTCGGTATTAGTAATAGGGTTTGTGTTACAAGGCTATGCGCAGCTGAGTAGAGTTGGGGTGAAAGATGATTGGACTACTGACTTGAACAGAACAACAATTTCACTTTATGAGTTTGAGGCCTTAACGCCTAGATCAGCTTTTCAGAGTATAGATAACCCTCGTTTTTATAACGAAGAAACGTCAAAAGAATATTATAATAATAACGAAAATGTTGTTGTTGTAAGTGCTGGTAGAGAGTACAAGGCATACCCTCTAGAGTTTCTAATATTCCATCAAGTAATTAATGATAGAATTGGAGGAATGCCAATAGCAGTTACCTACTGTCCCTTTACAGATGCAGTAATAGTTTATGAACGCCGTTTTACACATAGAGGGGTACAAAGAGAATTGTTACTTAAACCTTCTGGCATGATTAGAAAGAGTAATATTATTCTTTATGATCAGCAAACGGAATCGTGGTGGCAACAATATAATGGTACGGCTAAAGTTGGTCATTTTTTAGGAACAGAGTTAAAACAAATACCTTCTCTTAGAATGACAATGGGAGACTTTTACGAAAACTGTAAGTATGGTTTGGTTATCAGAGATAATGTAAAAGATGAGCAATTACCTTATGGTATCAATCCTTATTATAAATATGATAATGTTTTAACAGAAAAGCCTCTTTATTTAAATTATATGCCTAGCGAAAAGCTAATGCCAATGGAAACAGTTGTATTAGTTGAATTACGTGGAAACCATATAATTTATCCTTTAGAAGATTTACAACAACGTAAAGTACTCAATGATTTACCGATGGATATGTATGTTGTGGTTTTTTATGAAGGGAACTCAACTGCAATGCTAGGAGGTAGAGAAATTAAAAATAATGACAAATCGGGTTCAATGGCTGCGTATTCTTCATTTCATGATGGGAGACTATTAACATTTTCTTCAGAAGGCAATCATTTTATTGATGAACAAACAAAATCGACATGGAATTTTAATGGACTTTGTGTTGATGGATCTTTAAAAGGTCAACAATTAAAACAGCTAATGTCTAAACAAAGTTTTGCATTTATAGCCTTAGATTTTTACCCTAACAGCTTGATTTATAATATAAATTGGTAA
- a CDS encoding M28 family metallopeptidase, with the protein MRIVQTFVLLFIVLISISNSNVYAQISVQTTKYIIDSLSSDILRGRLAGSEGEHIATDFISNEFKKLGLTPAGDNGTYFQVLTKYSKVVEKNALSLNKLPISEGDFFVDTNVESIYSKKLKDIAVKEIPEGTSFQEFRKQLISSDQLTFVWVKSKEHLISLSQLIASEVRKPYQESIASPQRIIWVKDNPTIRAKFKKIVIDFSQDVEKVEMRNVMAKLKGATEQTVMISAHHDHLGILKTIQGDSIANGADDNASGVSAVIQIASYFAKRKNINKRTLLFTTFTAEELGLVGSTYMASKMTEEELKNIVAMVNIEMIGKTSANGKRKAYITGYNKSSLGKIMSGNVLANRKVKFKFFADPYEDLNLFMRSDNAPFAAKGVPAHTVSSTDIDFDSFYHTVNDEPSTINYNNVVEVTKGIIVGIEPIVKGRETPNRIR; encoded by the coding sequence ATGAGAATAGTACAAACTTTCGTATTGCTTTTTATTGTTTTGATAAGCATTTCAAATTCTAATGTTTATGCTCAAATATCAGTTCAAACAACAAAATATATAATTGATTCTCTTTCAAGTGATATTTTAAGAGGTCGCCTTGCAGGGAGTGAAGGGGAACATATAGCAACAGATTTTATCAGTAATGAATTTAAAAAGTTAGGCTTAACACCTGCAGGAGATAATGGAACTTATTTCCAAGTATTGACTAAATATTCTAAAGTTGTTGAAAAGAACGCATTATCATTAAATAAATTACCAATTAGCGAAGGTGATTTTTTTGTTGATACAAATGTAGAATCTATCTATTCTAAGAAACTTAAGGATATTGCTGTAAAAGAAATCCCAGAAGGAACATCTTTTCAAGAATTTAGAAAACAACTTATTTCTTCAGATCAATTGACATTCGTTTGGGTAAAATCTAAGGAACATCTAATATCATTATCTCAGTTGATTGCATCGGAAGTAAGAAAACCTTATCAAGAAAGTATTGCTTCTCCTCAAAGAATTATTTGGGTAAAAGATAATCCAACAATTAGAGCAAAATTTAAGAAAATAGTTATTGATTTTTCTCAGGATGTTGAAAAAGTCGAAATGAGAAATGTTATGGCTAAGTTGAAAGGAGCCACAGAGCAAACGGTAATGATTTCAGCACACCATGATCATTTAGGAATTTTAAAAACTATCCAAGGAGATTCAATAGCAAATGGAGCAGATGATAATGCATCTGGCGTATCTGCAGTAATCCAAATAGCATCTTATTTTGCGAAAAGAAAAAATATTAATAAAAGAACTTTACTGTTTACAACATTCACAGCAGAAGAGCTTGGTTTAGTAGGGTCCACTTATATGGCTAGTAAAATGACTGAAGAGGAGTTAAAGAATATTGTTGCAATGGTCAATATTGAAATGATAGGTAAAACTTCTGCAAATGGTAAAAGAAAGGCATATATAACAGGTTATAATAAATCATCATTGGGTAAAATAATGTCAGGTAATGTATTGGCAAATAGGAAAGTGAAATTTAAGTTTTTTGCTGATCCTTATGAAGATCTCAATCTTTTTATGCGTTCAGATAATGCACCTTTTGCAGCAAAGGGAGTACCAGCTCATACAGTATCTTCTACAGATATAGATTTTGATTCTTTTTACCATACCGTTAATGATGAACCATCAACTATTAATTATAATAATGTTGTTGAGGTAACGAAAGGTATTATAGTTGGTATCGAACCAATTGTTAAAGGAAGAGAAACACCAAATAGAATAAGATAA
- a CDS encoding tetratricopeptide repeat protein, which produces MKENTTEVENLFNQLKDATDKDTILDIENSILQLWQKTDDPFLNDIIALGVEQMSNERYKDAIATFSHALIFNKECAEIFNKRAISYYMRGEFNNAIKDLKKVLELEPRHFAAMSGLSTIYKELKLEKHTLAMLHKLLLIVPNKKGLTSQAKSLRKKIKSN; this is translated from the coding sequence ATGAAAGAAAACACTACAGAAGTGGAAAATCTTTTTAATCAATTAAAAGATGCCACTGATAAAGATACAATATTAGATATAGAAAATTCAATATTACAGTTATGGCAAAAAACTGATGATCCATTTTTAAATGATATCATTGCCTTAGGTGTTGAACAAATGTCTAACGAAAGATACAAGGACGCTATTGCAACTTTTTCTCATGCTTTGATATTTAATAAAGAGTGTGCTGAAATTTTTAATAAAAGAGCAATTTCTTATTACATGCGTGGTGAATTTAATAACGCCATCAAAGATCTTAAAAAGGTACTAGAATTAGAACCTAGGCACTTTGCTGCTATGTCTGGACTTTCAACAATTTATAAAGAATTGAAATTAGAAAAGCATACATTGGCAATGTTACACAAACTGTTATTGATTGTTCCTAATAAGAAAGGGTTAACATCTCAGGCAAAAAGTCTAAGAAAAAAAATTAAGAGTAACTAA
- a CDS encoding RNA-binding S4 domain-containing protein translates to MRIDKYLWCVRVFKTRSLATDACKKEEVLLNGKMPKPSQKVTERDVIDVKKTPIWRKYKVLKVIDKRVGASLVEENLEEITVKEELDKLNEYIEEKRFYLK, encoded by the coding sequence ATGAGAATAGATAAATATTTATGGTGCGTTAGAGTTTTTAAAACGAGATCTCTAGCCACAGATGCTTGTAAAAAAGAAGAAGTACTTTTAAACGGAAAAATGCCAAAACCTTCTCAAAAAGTAACAGAAAGGGATGTAATTGATGTGAAAAAAACACCAATTTGGAGAAAATATAAAGTACTAAAAGTTATTGATAAACGAGTTGGAGCATCTTTAGTAGAAGAAAACTTAGAAGAGATTACCGTAAAAGAAGAACTCGACAAATTAAATGAATATATAGAAGAAAAAAGATTCTATTTAAAATAA